GATGATGCCTATGAGCGTTACCTGCAACATTGCGAAATTTTTCATCCTAACGACGCGCCCTTAAGTCGCCAAGACTACTTTAAACAGGAACAAAGCCGTAAATGGGATGGGATTCGGCGCTGTTGTTAAGCAACAGCATTGACGGGCTGCTAAGAGTTTAATACTTTAGCAGCACCCTCAACTACCCGAAACCGATATGACTTACTGTATTGGCATTTCCCTTGATGATGGCTTGGTGTTGACTTCCGATTCGCGTACCAATGCGGGTATCGACCACGTTAGCACTTACAGCAAAATGCACCGTTGTGAAACCAACCCAGACCGTAGCTTATTCATTATGAGTGCGGGCAACTTGGCAACCACGCAAGGTGTGATTCATCAAATCCGCCGCGATGTACAAGAAGGTGCACCGCGCAACTTAAACAGCCTCAACTATTTAAGCGATATTGCCGAATATTTGGGCGATGTCTTAGTGTCGCGCATTCGCAAACACAGCGAAATGGCTGGCTTTGTGCCCGAATCGACTCTACTACTAGGCGGACAATTAAAAGGTCGCAACCCAAATTTGTATATGATTTACCCACAAGGTAATTATATTACGACTTCGGATGACACGCGCTATTTACAAATCGGCGAAAGCAAATACGGTAAGCCGGTACTTGATCGCTTTATTAGCCACAATACTTCGTTGGAAGATGCCGCAATTTGTTCGCTAATTTCAATGGATTCCACGATGAAAAGTAATGCCAGCGTAGGACCACCGATTGAAGTGTTATTGTATAAACGGGATTCTTATTGTGCGGAACATTACCGCCTAGATGCGGATCACCCTTACTTGCTGTCGATTCGCCACGAGTGGGCGAACCAGCTTTATAAGGGCTTCCGTTCAATGCCTCGCATGATTGGTAGCGTCCTACCGGACAATATCAGCCAGTGCAATAGCATTTAGAACTTAATAGCGCTCTATCCAAGCATGGCTGGAGCGCTGTTTACTATCAATCACTTGATGCACAAAACGTAATTTCACCATCACTTGTTTGGTTAACGTAAAAGGATAAGCATCGCCTAAGCCCATACTGTGATTTAAGGAATTCATGAGTACGGTTAACTGCTGCCAATCGCTGGCTAAACAATTGAAATCACTGGTATGTAAATTAGCCGACGGTAACGCACCAAATTGCATGGCGGTTTCCATCGTATCCATCATGTGTAAATAATGCGCCCATGTTTCCGCCCAATCTTCCCACGGATGCGAACTGGCATATGCGCTAATATGCCGCTCTTGCCAATTATCCACCGAACCGTGCATATAATAATAATCCAGCGCTTGCCGATAATTGCCTTCATCACCGAACAAATGCCGAAAACGCCATAATTTATCCGAGTCACGAATCAAGCTCATCCAATAATAATGCCCAGATTCATGCCGCATATGCCCCAGTAAGGTTCGATAATCTTCATTTAGACGAATGCGCGCCGCCACCCTGTGTTCTTCGTCGGCTTCAATGGCATTTAAGGTAATTACGCCATTGTCATGCCCTGTATACACCACTTTCTTTTTAACCAAGGGATTACTGCGTTGATCTTCCATAAAATCAAAGGCTAAGCCATTTACGTTATCCACTTGCTTAGGCACAACGGGCAAACCTAACCACAATAACGAATACACCAACCGCCGTTTAGCCCGCTCCAACAAACGCCAACGATGCACATTCATGGGAATAGATTGCGAGGGAATAACGCGCGTTAAACGACAAGCCACGCATTGCGAATTGGGATCAGCATTATCCAATAACCAATTACACTCCAGCGTATGCTGCCGATGCGCACATTGCCGTAATAAACGCCCATTCAGCGCTTGCCATAACACACCTTGCTCAAAGGTCGGGCGCGTTATTAACTGTAAGGTTTGGGGATTAAAACCTAATTGCCGTCCACAAGCGGGACAACTTAAATCTTCAAAAAAAACTTCTTTACCACAAACACAATGGAATCGCTTCATAGAATAAGGCTCAAACACTCAGCGAAGGTTCGTATGCTAATGGGTTCAGAAAGTTTATGCTAGAGCTGCGTTTTTCAAGTCACTTAAACGCTAGACAAATAAAAAACCCCTGTAGATTGGTAGTGGCTGAACTAAAGTTACCCACAAACTGTTATTTTTATAATCCATTATTCATTCAGTTAAATAAGTTCTGCATTATCTTTAAGAAATGCAACCGTATTCGGCAATCCCTGACGCAATAGGGAATCTAAATATGCATCAACCATTTTAGGTGAATTCCGCAAAGCGAGACGTTGCTGCTTAGTGCGTTGCGCCATGCCTAGTTGTTTTTCGGCTTTGCGATAGAACTGCTTAGATTCAAGCTTTAAACCATTGCTACAGGTAGCGGTATCTTTTAAGCCTAAATCAATACCCACCGCGCCTTTGCCTGATAGTTCAGTGGCTTGCACTTGAACCACCACATTAAAGTACCAGCGACCACGCGCATCCTCCGTGAATGAACCTGACCGAAAAGTATATTGAGCGAATTTGTAGCTATCCCATACCTTGAAGAAATGACCGTTATACCGGACTTGCCCGTGTTTCCAAACGGCTGCGCCGGATTTAAAGGGAATCCACCCAAGTGAGCGGCGGCTACCGCCAGACACGCGCCAGCGCAGTTTGTCTTTCTTGAATTGCTTACGTGCCTTGGCGTGTGCTTCTGTAACTTCTTGAACGGTTTGCGAGTGAATAGTAAATCCACGGGCTTTTCTGAAAGCGGCTTGGCTTTTGGCAAGGTCAAAGGCTGAAAAGTGGTTTCTGATAAAACCCACTTCTGGCACAGGTACATAGCTAAAGTCTGCGGTAATTGCGTTAGCCTCATTCCATACCTGATTACACTCAAACGCCCACTGCTTTAACAGTGTCGCGTGCTTGTCCTTGATGCGGACTTTGAGCGTTTTCAGGATTGTGGCTGCTTTATTCATGTAGTATATTCTACATTCGATGACACAGGAGTACAACATGAAAAACACAAAATACGCATCAGTTAGGGTGAAAGTTGAAACCTACCGCCAACTCAAGAAAGAAGCGCTAGACGAAGGAATTCCATTCACTCGCCTGATTGACAATTTACTGGCGCTTTACCAAAAAGAGAAAGCCAAGACGCTTATATCCCCATAGCTAAAGCAAGGGGTATTACGCGAATCTTGATAAGACACCCTGACACTAAAAACCCCTTACAGATTGTTGCCTGTAAAGGGTTTCTGAGTTTTCATGATACCGCATGAAACGGGTAAATGGTGGAGGCGGCGGGAATCAATTCGGATGTTAATGTATTGATTTTAATTGTTTTAAATATTGTCATTTCATCAGATACCATCAGTAAAACATCACCATTTTGTATAATTATGCAGCATCCTTACTACCTGCAATCCGGTAAACGGTCTTTCTGCTGATACCATGCTTTTCCCCAATGGCTTCCATTGAAAGAATACCCGCCTTCACATCATCCCTTACCGCCTCCATTTGTTCATCGCCTAGCTTTGCCTTGCGCCCAAACTGCACGCCTTTAGCTTTGGCTGCCTTGCGCCCTTCTTCGGTTCTGGCGTTAATCAAATCACGCTCAAATTCAGCGATTGAACCAAGGATGTTAAACATCAGCTTACCCGTCGGTGTAGTGGTATCCATGCCAGCCTGATCTAGCACTTTAAAACCCACGCCCTTGGTATCCAGTTCGCGCACGATCTGCCACAAGTCCCCCATGCTGCGTGCTAATCGGTCAAGTTTGGTAATAATCAGCGTGTCACCTTCGCGGCAAAATTCCAAAGCTGCTTTAAGTTGTACTCGGCTTTCAGTGGATTTGCCTGATTGCTTTTCGCTAAATATTTTTTCGCAACCTTCCGCCTTTAACTTGGTTAATTGTGTGTCATAGTCTTGCCCCGTGGTCGAAACTCGCGCATATCCGATTTTCATATCATGCCGCCTTATCGTGTCTCAAAAGTGTGTCGTAAGTTGCGTCTATTGTGTCATAAATCCTAAGAAGATGCGACACATTATTATGACACAACTTTTGATACAATTATGATACTGCCTAACCCCGCAATTTACGGCATAACACAAGCGTTCTGATTTTGTGTCATATATTGTAAGTTTTGACACAAAAAAGCCGGAACATATCCGGCTTGGTTGATTTGCTTATTGGCGTTGTTTGCGCTGTCGGTACTCTGCCAAACAGATAACCTTTGCTTGTTCGTCCGCCTCACCCCTTGGTAAGCCGCCGTCATGCTCCATGATCGCGCTACGTTCGCAAACGCACTCGTTAAAGTCGTCTAAGTCATTTAAGGTTTGTGGTTTTTTAAGGCGGTCATTAAAGCGCTTAAAAAAATCATCCAAGTTAATTTGGGCTTGTGCAGTCATCAAACTCACCTTTGAATGTAATGTCGAGTTAGCGATTTTTCGCGGTTACATCGGTTACATCGGTTACATGGTTGTTTTTAAAAGGGTTTTCATGTAACCGCAGCCAAAATTGAACGGTTACATCGGTTACATGGTTGTTTTTAAAGGAATTTGTGCTTTTTAAGGCATAAAAACAAGGGCTAAAAAGTGATTTATTCCGCATTTAAGACGCTCCCCGACACCTCCCAAACCTTAATTTGGGTACTAAAGGTTGGAACTCTTAGTTGTTTAGAGGTATCGCCGACAAAAAAACCACGCGCTTTAAGCACCTTTAAAATGGCTTTAGCGTCATAAGAGGACTGGGGAGCAAGCTCTTTAATCTGAGCAGGTAGCACGTAATAAACCCCATCCTTTTGGAAGCCCACGCGGTTGTGGAGGTATTGGGTTTGGTTTAACTGGTAGTCCGCGCCCTGTATTTCCTTGCCGTCTGGGCTTTTTGGCTTAAAAATCAGATGGAAGCGGTTAGGGTTGCGTTGGATAAAATCAACGGCTGCCTTATAAATCTGGTCTTCTTCCCGATTGCCTGTACCAAATCCATCAAGCCATACCCCAAATAAAGCCACACAAGCCCGTGTAGCGTCGCCCTCACTCCATCCGGTAATACCGTAAGATGTCGCTAATTCGCCAGCGGTTGCCAGCAATCCAAACGCACGCGCTGCCCGTTTAGCTTGATTGCTGATAGTGCCTAACGACTCCACAAAGCTGGTAATAGCTATCGGTACATGATTGCTTAATGTGTCTGCATCCCGCGTTAGGTGGTCTAACCATGCGTCACCGGCTACCCCATAGTATTGGCTAACACTATTATTAAGGTGATTAGCCAAATCAGCCGAATTAGTAAAGTTATGCAGGTGGCTAAACACACCTAACCCCGCCCCCGCATTGCTAGGGATATTGAGCAAGCGTAGTTCCTGCCCTGCGTAGACTTCCTTGCCTTCACTCCTTAAATAATCGCTTAGGGTAATTTCGCCGGTAGATAGCCCAATAACGCTCCACGTTACTGCATCGTGTGCGGTTACTTGTTTAGTGGCTCTTACTTTCCCTTTGCCATTGCCTAACATATAAACAATATCGCCCACCTCTTTGGGGCTTGCCTGCCGCAATTCATCGAGCACTAATAAGCTGTCGTTGTAGCGGGTTGCGACCGTCTCCAAGCCGTTGGCAGTCGCCTTCCATAACTGGACGTTTTCGGGGCTACCCAACACACTTACGGCACATTTAGCCGCTGTGGTTTTGCCATCGGTGCTGTTCCCGTGGAAATGTAAAACTGTATTGCCAACGTCGCTAAAATGCTTTAACGCTCCTGCAAACGCTGCACAGATTGCCAGTATTAGCCGATCATTACCGACAGCATAGCGGCTTATATGGGCTTGCCAGTCCTCTAGCGTACCCTGTGTGGTGGTTTGGTTAGTCGCGCTAGTGGTAATACTCTCTGACTGCAAAATATAATTATCTGCATCTGCTCCATAAACCTTATGTGCGGTCACGTAGACGGTATGCGTCCAGCCGGTTTTAGTTACGCATGTCAGCCAATGGCGTGGGGTTGCGGATTGTATGTATTCGACGATTTTTTGATTTGTGCCGCGCCCTGCACGGATATCTAAACCGCCTGCATAGAGAGGGCGCACCGCGTCGGTAGTTTCACCTGCAAGTAGGACTTTGGGCATTGCCCATTGGTGTACCACGCTTCGATTATCGCGCCACTTGAGCAAGACGCCATGATTATGGCTGTGCTCGTCACAGGTAGACGCTAATACGTCCAGCTTTGCACATAAGCGTTTTTCTGGC
This DNA window, taken from Candidatus Thiocaldithrix dubininis, encodes the following:
- a CDS encoding YbdD/YjiX family protein, which translates into the protein MLSTNQWRYFMQRFWRYIRHVSGDDAYERYLQHCEIFHPNDAPLSRQDYFKQEQSRKWDGIRRCC
- a CDS encoding proteasome-type protease, with the translated sequence MTYCIGISLDDGLVLTSDSRTNAGIDHVSTYSKMHRCETNPDRSLFIMSAGNLATTQGVIHQIRRDVQEGAPRNLNSLNYLSDIAEYLGDVLVSRIRKHSEMAGFVPESTLLLGGQLKGRNPNLYMIYPQGNYITTSDDTRYLQIGESKYGKPVLDRFISHNTSLEDAAICSLISMDSTMKSNASVGPPIEVLLYKRDSYCAEHYRLDADHPYLLSIRHEWANQLYKGFRSMPRMIGSVLPDNISQCNSI
- a CDS encoding putative zinc-binding metallopeptidase; its protein translation is MKRFHCVCGKEVFFEDLSCPACGRQLGFNPQTLQLITRPTFEQGVLWQALNGRLLRQCAHRQHTLECNWLLDNADPNSQCVACRLTRVIPSQSIPMNVHRWRLLERAKRRLVYSLLWLGLPVVPKQVDNVNGLAFDFMEDQRSNPLVKKKVVYTGHDNGVITLNAIEADEEHRVAARIRLNEDYRTLLGHMRHESGHYYWMSLIRDSDKLWRFRHLFGDEGNYRQALDYYYMHGSVDNWQERHISAYASSHPWEDWAETWAHYLHMMDTMETAMQFGALPSANLHTSDFNCLASDWQQLTVLMNSLNHSMGLGDAYPFTLTKQVMVKLRFVHQVIDSKQRSSHAWIERY
- a CDS encoding transposase, which produces MNKAATILKTLKVRIKDKHATLLKQWAFECNQVWNEANAITADFSYVPVPEVGFIRNHFSAFDLAKSQAAFRKARGFTIHSQTVQEVTEAHAKARKQFKKDKLRWRVSGGSRRSLGWIPFKSGAAVWKHGQVRYNGHFFKVWDSYKFAQYTFRSGSFTEDARGRWYFNVVVQVQATELSGKGAVGIDLGLKDTATCSNGLKLESKQFYRKAEKQLGMAQRTKQQRLALRNSPKMVDAYLDSLLRQGLPNTVAFLKDNAELI
- a CDS encoding recombinase family protein — translated: MKIGYARVSTTGQDYDTQLTKLKAEGCEKIFSEKQSGKSTESRVQLKAALEFCREGDTLIITKLDRLARSMGDLWQIVRELDTKGVGFKVLDQAGMDTTTPTGKLMFNILGSIAEFERDLINARTEEGRKAAKAKGVQFGRKAKLGDEQMEAVRDDVKAGILSMEAIGEKHGISRKTVYRIAGSKDAA
- a CDS encoding DUF927 domain-containing protein, which encodes MTNLNIVPMTTIKTDKPNTKTVQGDTGTFFVRVDGIYHAGFSKDGAPLPEKRLCAKLDVLASTCDEHSHNHGVLLKWRDNRSVVHQWAMPKVLLAGETTDAVRPLYAGGLDIRAGRGTNQKIVEYIQSATPRHWLTCVTKTGWTHTVYVTAHKVYGADADNYILQSESITTSATNQTTTQGTLEDWQAHISRYAVGNDRLILAICAAFAGALKHFSDVGNTVLHFHGNSTDGKTTAAKCAVSVLGSPENVQLWKATANGLETVATRYNDSLLVLDELRQASPKEVGDIVYMLGNGKGKVRATKQVTAHDAVTWSVIGLSTGEITLSDYLRSEGKEVYAGQELRLLNIPSNAGAGLGVFSHLHNFTNSADLANHLNNSVSQYYGVAGDAWLDHLTRDADTLSNHVPIAITSFVESLGTISNQAKRAARAFGLLATAGELATSYGITGWSEGDATRACVALFGVWLDGFGTGNREEDQIYKAAVDFIQRNPNRFHLIFKPKSPDGKEIQGADYQLNQTQYLHNRVGFQKDGVYYVLPAQIKELAPQSSYDAKAILKVLKARGFFVGDTSKQLRVPTFSTQIKVWEVSGSVLNAE